A genomic segment from Branchiostoma floridae strain S238N-H82 chromosome 7, Bfl_VNyyK, whole genome shotgun sequence encodes:
- the LOC118420252 gene encoding ran GTPase-activating protein 1-like, whose amino-acid sequence MAEPGVSEVVDLLAKTKVEQVNEVSFKGRGLKLDKAEDAAEIVKAVLEAVDLQALRLEGNTVGVEAAKAIAAALEKHPEFERALWSDMFTGRLRSEIPPSLESLGGAVITANAHLVELDLSDNAFGPDGVKACRGLLTSKAVYTLEVLKLNNNGLGVGGGQILSEALIECHTASSTEGKPLALKVFISGRNRLENPGAKALSKAFKVIGTLEEVSMPQNGIQHLGITALAEAFSENKNLRVVNLNDNIFTEKGAESMAKVRASCKFLLDYHYLLERSLGMHYSSGLQECTILGG is encoded by the exons ATGGCCGAACCAGGAGTATCGGAAGTCGTCGATCTTTTGGCGAAGACTAAAGTAGAACAAGTGAACGAGGTCAGCTTTAAAGGCCGAGGACTGAAACTGGACAAAGCAGAAGATG CTGCTGAAATAGTGAAGGCAGTATTAGAAGCTGTAGACCTGCAGGCACTGCGGTTAGAAGGGAACACAGTGGGTGTGGAGGCCGCCAAAGCTATCGCTGCTGCTCTGGAGAAACATCCCGAATTCGAG AGAGCGCTGTGGAGCGACATGTTCACTGGGAGACTGCGGTCAGAGATCCCACCCTCACTG GAAAGTCTTGGTGGAGCAGTCATCACAGCAAATGCCCATCTTGTGGAGCTGGACCTGAGTGACAATGCCTTTGGTCCTGATGGGGTCAAGGCCTGCCGTGGACTGCTGACCAGCAAGGCCGTGTACACACTGGAAGTACTGAAACTCAACAACAATGGTcttggtgtgggaggggggcag ATATTGTCCGAAGCGCTGATAGAGTGTCACACAGCCAGTAGCACAGAGGGAAAACCACTGGCACTGAAGGTGTTCATCTCTGGGAGAAATAGGCTGGAAAACCCTGGAGCAAAGGCTCTGTCCAAGGCTTTCAAG GTCATAGGAACTCTGGAAGAAGTGTCCATGCCTCAGAACGGGATCCAACACCTAGGTATCACAGCCCTGGCCGAGGCCTTCTCCGAGAACAAGAACCTCAGG GTGGTGAACTTGAATGACAACATCTTCACGGAGAAAGGTGCAGAATCCATGGCCAAGGTGAGAGCCAGCTGCAAGTTTCTCCTTGATTATCATTACTTGTTAGAGAGATCTCTGGGTATGCACTACAGTTCAGGTTTACAGGAGTGCACCATACTGGGGGGATGA